GGGCCGTCGGAGATCACGGCCATGCGTCCATCGGAATGCAGGGAGGGGGGGGGGCAATGCCCGCCGTAGGCGCGCAAGACCCCCTGGGGCTTCCACGTCCGGCCCAGGTCGTCGGAGACGCGCCACAGCAGACGGCGGGAGCGGGGGTGATGACTCTCGGATTCCTGGTACACGGCCACGAGCCGCCCTTCGCCCGCGAAGGCCACGTCGGGAAAGCTCAGATAGGCCCCCGAACGCCGGTCGATGACGACGCGGCGTTCTGCGAGACGGTCTGTACGCGACATGGTTCCTCCCGGTTGCCGGTGTCAGATCGAAAGCGAGCCCCTGTACCCCTCGAACGATTGAAGCGAAAGCTCGCCGCACAGGGCATCGATCTCGTCCACGAGACGAAACGCCGTGTCCGGCCGCAGGAAAGTGGCCGTGCCCACCTGCACGGCGTGCGCGCCCACGAGGATGTACTCCAGCGCATCCTCGGCCGACGCGATGCCGCCGATGCCGATGACCGGCAGGGGCAGGGCGCGGGCGAGCTGCCACACGCAGCGAAGCCCCACGGGCTTGATGGCCGGGCCTGAAAGCCCGCCCACCACGTTGGCCAGGCGCGGCGCGCGTTTGCGCACGTCCACAGCCATGCCGGTCAGGGTGTTGATGGCCGAGAGGATGTCCGCCCCGCCGTCAGCGGCCGCGCGCCCGGCGGCCACGATGTCCGTGACGTTGGGCGAGAGCTTGACGATGACGGGTTTATCGCCCGCGCTGCGCTTGACCGCCTCGGTGACCCGCCTGATCTGCGAGGGGGCCGCGCCGAAGGCCGCCCCGCCCTCCGAGACGTTGGGGCAGGAAACGTTGACTTCGAGCGCGGCCACGCCCTCCTCGCCCGCGAGTCTGGCCGCGAGTTCGCCGAACTCCTCGGCCGCGCAGGCGTAAAGATTGACGATCACGGCCGTCTCGCGCCAGGGCAGGCGCGGCAGCTTGTCGCGCACGAAGATTTCAACCCCGATGTTCTGCAGGCCGATGGCGTTGAGCATGCCCGCCGGGGTCTCGGCGATGCGCGGCATGGGATTGCCCTGCCGGGGCTTGAGCGAAATGCCCTTGACCACCAGCCCGCCGAGCTTCTTCAGGTCGCCGTAGGGCATGAATTCGAGCCCGTAGCCGAAGGTGCCCGAGGCCGTGAGCACGGGATTCTTGAGCGAAAGGCCGCCGAAGGAGACGCGCATGTCCATGGCTACATCTCCTCAGAAAGGTCGTGCGTCCAGAAGACCGGGCCACGCGTGCACGACTGCACGAGGTTGCCCGCCGCATCCTTGACGACGCAGCCAAGACACGCCCCGATGCCGCAGGCCATGCGGTTTTCGAGCGAGACCTGGCAGCGCGCGCCGTGCTTTTCGGCCAGGCGGCGCACGGTGCGTAAAAAGGGCGTGGGGCCGCAAGCCAGGACCAACCCGCCCGAGAACCCGGCCACGCGCTCGTCGAGCAGGGCCACGAAGGCGTCGAGATCGGCCATGGTACGCTGGTAGAAGGTCTCCACCTGGCCGATGCCAGCGAAGGGATCGAGAGGGAAGGCGTCGAGGGGCAGGGTGTGGCCGAGCAGCAGGTGCAGGTTCTCCGGACGGGGGTGGCGCGCGGCGTACCCCCAGAACGGAGCCACGCCAATGCCGCCCGCGAGCAGAAGCGTCGGCTTTTCGCGGTCGGTCGTGAAGCTCGTGCCGAGCGGCCCCCACAAGGCCACCTCGTCGCCCGGCGCGAGTCGGGCCATGCGCTCCGTGCCCCGGCCCGCGCGGCGAACCATGAGCACAAGGCCCGATTCGTCGCACATGGCGATGGAAATGGGCCGCGCCCAGAGCATCTCCAGGCCGAAGGAAACCGGCCGGATCATCACGAACTGCCCCGGCTTCCAGGAGGAAAAGCCGGGATCGTCAAGCGTCAGCAGGTATTGTTCGCCGCCCGAAAGCTCTTTCAGGGCCCGAACGCGCAGCATGCGGCAGGTCTTGTGCTCCATCGTCCTCTCGGATAGGCTCTTTGGCCCTGAACAACGGCCACGAGGAAGTGGCCACGGCCATGCCCGAGCCTCATACAATGAACGATCGCACACCGCAAATCCTGGCTCCCGCCGGAGACGCCGAATCCTTCCTGGCCGCCGTCGCGGCCGGGGCCGACGCCGTCTACGCGGGCCTGAAGCACTTTTCCGCCCGCATGCAGGCGGAAAATTTCGCCACCGCCGAACTCGCCCGGCTCGCCGCCCTGGGCCGCGACAAGGGCGTGCGCACTTACGTGCCCTTGAACGTGCTGCTCAAGCCCGGCGAGGAAGCCCAGGCCGGACGGCTCATCCAGCGTCTGGCGCGCCAGGTGAAGCCCGACGCCCTCATCGTCCAGGATCTCGGCATTCTCGATCTGGCCCGCCAGGCGGGCTTCACGGGCGAGCTGCACCTCTCCACGCTGGCCGCCGTCTCGCACCCGGCCGGACTGCGCACGGCTGAAAAGCTCGGCGCGTCGCGGGTCATTCTGCCGCGCGAGTTCAGCATCGACGAGATCAAGGGCATGGCCGAAGCCTGCCCCGAAGGTCTCGATCTGGAGGTCTTCGTGCACGGCGCGCTGTGCTACGCCGTCTCGGGCCGCTGCTGGTGGTCGAGCTTTCTCGGCGGCAAAAGCGGCCTGCGCGGCCGCTGCGTGCAGCCCTGCCGCCGCCGCTACGCCAAGGGCGCGCCGCCCCGCGCAAAGCCCGGCCGTCCGGGGTTTTCGGGCCGCGCTGGCGCAGAACCCTCGGGCAAGCGCCTCTTCTCGTGTCGCGACCTTTCCTTGGACGTGCTCACGCGGCTGCTCCTGGACGTGCCCAAGGTGCGCTGCTGGAAGATCGAGGGCCGCAAGAAGGGGCCGCACTACGTCTTCCACACCGTGGCCGCCTACAAGGCGCTGCGCGACGGCCAAGGCAGCCCGGAAAGCAAGAAGGCCGCCGAGGATTACCTTGGACTCGCCCTGGGCAGGCCGCGCACGCACTACGCCTTCTTGCCCCAGAAGCCGCATCCCGCGGTCACGCCCGCCGAGGGCACGACCTCCGGCCGTTTCGTGGGCAAGCTTTTGGGCGAACCGGGCGGCGGCGTGGTCCTCTCGCCGCGCGAGCCGCTGCTGCGCGGCGACCGCATTCGCGTCGGGGCCGAGGACGAGCCTGGCCATGCGGTTTTGACCGTCGGCGCGAACGTGCCCAAGAAGGGCCGCTACCACCTGAAGCCGCCCCTGCCGAAAAAGGGCCGCCCGCCCTTCGGCCCGAAAGGAAAGGGCGCGCGCAAGCCGGAGATTGTCACCTTCACGCCCGGCATGCCGGTGCACCTCATCGACCGCCGCGAGCAAGGCCTGATCGCCCTGCTCGCCCCCCTGCGCGCCGCCCTTGAGCGCACCGGGGCCCCAAAACCCGGCCCGGCCGACTTCATGCCGCGCATGCCCCGGACCTTCACGCCCAAGCCCTCGGCGCGTGG
This is a stretch of genomic DNA from Alkalidesulfovibrio alkalitolerans DSM 16529. It encodes these proteins:
- a CDS encoding dihydroorotate dehydrogenase, coding for MDMRVSFGGLSLKNPVLTASGTFGYGLEFMPYGDLKKLGGLVVKGISLKPRQGNPMPRIAETPAGMLNAIGLQNIGVEIFVRDKLPRLPWRETAVIVNLYACAAEEFGELAARLAGEEGVAALEVNVSCPNVSEGGAAFGAAPSQIRRVTEAVKRSAGDKPVIVKLSPNVTDIVAAGRAAADGGADILSAINTLTGMAVDVRKRAPRLANVVGGLSGPAIKPVGLRCVWQLARALPLPVIGIGGIASAEDALEYILVGAHAVQVGTATFLRPDTAFRLVDEIDALCGELSLQSFEGYRGSLSI
- a CDS encoding iron-sulfur cluster-binding protein; translation: MEHKTCRMLRVRALKELSGGEQYLLTLDDPGFSSWKPGQFVMIRPVSFGLEMLWARPISIAMCDESGLVLMVRRAGRGTERMARLAPGDEVALWGPLGTSFTTDREKPTLLLAGGIGVAPFWGYAARHPRPENLHLLLGHTLPLDAFPLDPFAGIGQVETFYQRTMADLDAFVALLDERVAGFSGGLVLACGPTPFLRTVRRLAEKHGARCQVSLENRMACGIGACLGCVVKDAAGNLVQSCTRGPVFWTHDLSEEM
- a CDS encoding peptidase U32 family protein, producing MNDRTPQILAPAGDAESFLAAVAAGADAVYAGLKHFSARMQAENFATAELARLAALGRDKGVRTYVPLNVLLKPGEEAQAGRLIQRLARQVKPDALIVQDLGILDLARQAGFTGELHLSTLAAVSHPAGLRTAEKLGASRVILPREFSIDEIKGMAEACPEGLDLEVFVHGALCYAVSGRCWWSSFLGGKSGLRGRCVQPCRRRYAKGAPPRAKPGRPGFSGRAGAEPSGKRLFSCRDLSLDVLTRLLLDVPKVRCWKIEGRKKGPHYVFHTVAAYKALRDGQGSPESKKAAEDYLGLALGRPRTHYAFLPQKPHPAVTPAEGTTSGRFVGKLLGEPGGGVVLSPREPLLRGDRIRVGAEDEPGHAVLTVGANVPKKGRYHLKPPLPKKGRPPFGPKGKGARKPEIVTFTPGMPVHLIDRREQGLIALLAPLRAALERTGAPKPGPADFMPRMPRTFTPKPSARGGEDLAAQRGRRLDVHRKAPSGRQPGDIGLWLKPSSLDDTPRAMQARVWWWLPPVLWPEEEAWALRVLRALRNGGARRFVCNAPWQAELFANLDGPGKLQLWAGPFCNTSNALAVESLARLGFSGAIVSPELPREDLLALPRQSPLPLGVVAGGMWPLCVSRTKAVEVKTEEALRSPMGETLWVRGYGPLWWVFPGWPLDLTVALDELRGAGYGLFVHLHEQKPRAVPTASRTSTFNLDLQLL